Proteins from a single region of Massilibacterium senegalense:
- the purS gene encoding phosphoribosylformylglycinamidine synthase subunit PurS: protein MVKVKVFVTLKESVLDPQGKAVLGSLHRLSFEEVQDVRIGKYLELTLENTENLEARIDEMCKKLLANTVIEDYRFEIEEVN from the coding sequence ATGGTAAAAGTAAAAGTGTTTGTTACGTTAAAGGAAAGTGTGTTAGATCCTCAAGGAAAAGCAGTGTTAGGTTCATTACATCGTTTATCTTTTGAAGAAGTACAAGATGTTCGTATCGGAAAATACTTAGAATTAACGTTAGAAAATACAGAAAATTTAGAAGCGCGTATTGATGAAATGTGTAAAAAATTATTAGCGAACACGGTTATTGAAGATTACCGTTTTGAAATCGAGGAGGTCAACTAA
- the purQ gene encoding phosphoribosylformylglycinamidine synthase subunit PurQ, with the protein MKFAVIVFPGSNCDVDMYHAIRDELGEEVEYVFHNVENLDEYDGILLPGGFSYGDYLRCGAIARFSDAMDAVKKAAEAGKPVLGVCNGFQILLESGLLPGAMLRNKNLKFMCRPVDLIVENNQTMFTTEYEEKQIISIPIAHGEGNYYCDEQTLKELEEKKQIVFRYKDNPNGSVADIAGIVNKQGNVLGMMPHPERAVDALLGSDDGLALFKSILRNWRENHVKQTS; encoded by the coding sequence GTGAAATTTGCTGTCATCGTTTTCCCAGGATCAAACTGTGATGTAGATATGTATCATGCGATTCGTGATGAACTTGGTGAAGAAGTAGAATATGTTTTTCATAACGTAGAAAATCTGGATGAGTATGACGGAATTTTACTTCCAGGCGGATTCTCTTACGGAGACTATTTACGTTGCGGCGCAATTGCTCGTTTTTCTGATGCAATGGACGCTGTAAAAAAAGCGGCAGAAGCAGGTAAACCTGTTTTAGGTGTCTGTAATGGATTTCAAATTTTACTAGAATCAGGGTTACTTCCAGGTGCAATGCTTCGTAACAAAAATTTAAAATTCATGTGTCGTCCGGTTGATTTAATTGTTGAAAATAATCAAACAATGTTCACAACAGAATACGAAGAAAAACAAATTATCTCGATTCCGATTGCTCATGGAGAAGGAAACTATTATTGTGATGAGCAAACGTTAAAAGAATTAGAAGAAAAGAAACAAATTGTTTTCCGTTACAAAGATAATCCAAACGGTTCGGTAGCAGATATTGCTGGTATTGTGAATAAACAAGGAAATGTGCTTGGAATGATGCCACATCCGGAACGCGCTGTGGATGCATTATTAGGTAGTGACGACGGATTAGCTTTATTTAAATCAATTTTACGAAACTGGAGGGAAAATCATGTCAAACAAACATCGTGA
- the purH gene encoding bifunctional phosphoribosylaminoimidazolecarboxamide formyltransferase/IMP cyclohydrolase, translating to MAMKRALVSVSDKAGIIPFVKALVDLGVEVVSTGGTKKAIQEAGIPVIGISEVTGFPEILDGRVKTLHPNIHSGLLAIRDKEEHMQALKEHNITPIDLVVVNLYPFQQTIEKPDVTFPEAIENIDIGGPSMLRAAAKNHAYVTVVTDPADYDKVVEEVKANGDTTAETKRQLAAKVFRHTAAYDALISQYLTNAVGEKDAESLTVTYNKVQSLRYGENPHQKATFYQKPLGAKCSIANAKQLNGKELSYNNINDANAALRIAKDFKDPVVVAVKHMNPCGVGTAGTIEQAYDRAYEADPVSIFGGIICANREIDEQTAAKMKEIFLEIIIAPSFSEKALEILTAKKNLRLLTVDFAAKDEKEIQLTSITGGLLVQEEDAYTIDDAELKVATKREPTEKEWEDLKLAWKVVKHVKSNAIVLAKDQMTIGVGAGQMNRVGAAKIAIEQAGEKATGSALGSDAFFPMDDTVEAAAKAGVTAIIQPGGSIRDEDSIKKADEYGIAMVFTGVRHFKH from the coding sequence TTGGCAATGAAACGTGCGTTAGTAAGTGTATCTGATAAAGCGGGGATTATTCCTTTTGTGAAAGCCCTAGTTGATTTAGGAGTAGAAGTAGTATCAACTGGAGGTACAAAAAAAGCAATTCAAGAAGCGGGTATTCCAGTAATCGGTATTTCAGAAGTAACTGGTTTTCCAGAAATTTTAGATGGTCGTGTGAAAACATTACACCCAAACATCCATAGTGGGTTGCTTGCCATTCGTGATAAAGAAGAGCATATGCAAGCATTAAAAGAACATAATATTACTCCAATTGACTTAGTCGTAGTCAATCTTTATCCTTTCCAACAAACGATTGAAAAGCCAGATGTAACATTCCCAGAAGCGATTGAAAATATTGATATCGGTGGACCAAGTATGTTACGTGCTGCAGCGAAAAACCATGCTTACGTAACAGTAGTAACAGATCCAGCAGATTACGATAAAGTAGTAGAAGAAGTAAAAGCAAACGGTGATACAACAGCAGAAACAAAACGTCAATTAGCAGCGAAAGTATTCCGTCATACAGCTGCATACGATGCTTTGATTTCTCAATATTTAACAAACGCAGTTGGCGAAAAAGATGCAGAATCATTAACCGTTACATACAACAAAGTACAGTCTTTACGTTACGGAGAAAATCCACATCAAAAAGCAACATTCTATCAAAAACCATTAGGTGCAAAATGTTCGATTGCAAACGCAAAACAATTAAACGGAAAAGAACTTTCTTATAACAACATTAATGATGCAAACGCAGCATTACGTATTGCAAAAGACTTTAAAGACCCAGTAGTAGTTGCAGTAAAACATATGAATCCTTGTGGTGTTGGTACAGCTGGAACAATTGAACAAGCATATGATCGTGCATATGAAGCAGATCCAGTTTCTATTTTTGGTGGTATTATTTGTGCGAACCGTGAAATCGATGAACAAACAGCTGCAAAAATGAAAGAAATTTTCTTAGAAATCATCATCGCGCCATCCTTTAGTGAAAAAGCATTAGAAATTTTAACGGCAAAGAAAAACTTACGTTTATTAACAGTTGATTTTGCTGCAAAAGATGAAAAAGAAATTCAATTAACATCGATTACTGGTGGTCTTTTAGTACAGGAAGAAGATGCATACACAATCGACGATGCAGAATTAAAAGTGGCTACAAAACGTGAACCAACAGAAAAAGAATGGGAAGATTTAAAATTAGCATGGAAAGTCGTTAAACATGTGAAATCAAATGCGATTGTACTTGCAAAAGATCAAATGACAATCGGTGTAGGTGCAGGTCAAATGAACCGTGTCGGTGCTGCAAAAATTGCGATTGAACAAGCAGGAGAAAAAGCAACTGGTTCTGCGCTTGGCTCTGATGCATTTTTCCCAATGGATGATACAGTAGAAGCAGCAGCAAAAGCTGGCGTAACCGCTATTATCCAACCAGGTGGATCGATTCGTGATGAAGATTCCATTAAAAAAGCAGACGAGTACGGTATTGCAATGGTATTTACAGGAGTACGTCATTTTAAACATTAA
- the purD gene encoding phosphoribosylamine--glycine ligase — MKVLVIGQGGREHTIAWKFAQSDKVEEVFVAPGNAGMKNIATIVPIAESNQDELVTFAKEQDIALTFVGPENPLLEGIVDRFEEEGLTVFGPKKNAALIEGSKSFAKELMVKYNVPTAKYEKFTNFEDAKAYVEKEGAPIVIKADGLAAGKGVTVAMTEEEAIDALRMMLEDKKFGDASAQVVIEEFLEGEEFSLMSFVHGTNVYPMVIAQDHKRAFDGDKGPNTGGMGAYSPVPQISEEAVQTALQTVVHPVAEAMVKEDRFFTGILYAGLILTKEGPKVIEFNARFGDPETQVVLPRLENDLATLLLDILAGRDVTLTWSDDAVLGVVLASGGYPEAYEKGKAIDGLSSLDDDTLLFIAGAKEKESALVTNGGRILLVARRAKTLQEAQTAVYEEMKKISCDDAFYRSDIGYRAISSERDAF, encoded by the coding sequence ATGAAAGTATTAGTCATTGGACAAGGTGGTCGTGAACATACGATTGCATGGAAGTTTGCCCAAAGCGACAAAGTGGAAGAGGTGTTTGTTGCCCCAGGTAATGCAGGAATGAAAAATATAGCAACAATTGTACCGATTGCCGAATCAAATCAAGATGAGCTCGTTACATTCGCAAAAGAACAAGACATCGCTTTAACATTTGTAGGTCCGGAAAACCCTTTATTAGAAGGAATTGTGGATCGCTTTGAAGAAGAAGGATTAACGGTTTTTGGTCCGAAGAAAAACGCAGCTTTAATTGAAGGTAGCAAATCTTTCGCAAAAGAATTAATGGTAAAATATAACGTTCCAACAGCAAAGTACGAAAAGTTTACAAACTTTGAAGATGCAAAAGCGTATGTAGAAAAAGAAGGAGCACCGATTGTTATTAAAGCAGACGGTCTCGCAGCAGGAAAAGGCGTTACGGTTGCGATGACGGAAGAAGAAGCAATTGATGCATTACGCATGATGTTAGAAGATAAAAAATTTGGAGATGCAAGCGCGCAAGTCGTCATTGAAGAATTTTTAGAAGGAGAAGAGTTCTCGCTCATGTCGTTTGTACACGGCACAAATGTATATCCAATGGTCATTGCACAGGACCATAAGCGTGCGTTTGATGGGGACAAAGGACCAAACACAGGTGGTATGGGTGCTTATTCTCCGGTTCCACAAATTTCGGAAGAAGCTGTTCAAACAGCCCTTCAAACGGTTGTTCATCCAGTAGCAGAAGCAATGGTAAAAGAAGATCGTTTTTTTACAGGAATTTTATATGCGGGACTGATTTTAACAAAAGAAGGACCAAAAGTAATCGAGTTTAATGCTCGTTTTGGCGATCCTGAAACACAAGTCGTTCTTCCTCGACTTGAAAATGATTTAGCAACGCTGTTATTAGATATTTTAGCAGGACGTGACGTAACATTAACGTGGAGTGACGATGCGGTACTAGGTGTCGTATTAGCATCTGGTGGTTATCCTGAGGCGTATGAAAAAGGAAAAGCAATCGATGGATTATCATCATTAGATGATGACACACTCTTGTTTATTGCAGGCGCAAAAGAAAAAGAAAGCGCCCTTGTGACAAATGGTGGGCGCATTTTATTAGTAGCTCGTCGTGCCAAAACGTTACAAGAAGCACAAACAGCTGTATATGAAGAAATGAAAAAAATTAGTTGTGATGATGCCTTTTATCGTAGTGATATTGGATATCGTGCTATTTCTTCAGAACGCGACGCTTTCTAA
- the purM gene encoding phosphoribosylformylglycinamidine cyclo-ligase → MSESYKKAGVNIEAGYEAVSRMKKHVQKTMRKEVLGGLGSFGGLFDLSSFQYKEPVLVSGTDGVGTKLMLAFMMDKHDTIGIDAVAMCVNDIVVQGAEPIFFLDYIACGKAEPEKIEQIVKGVSEGCVQAGCALIGGETAEMPGMYGDEEYDLAGFSVGVAEKSNLLTGEKVQDGDVLIGLASNGIHSNGYSLVRYVLLEENKLDLHETYEGFDQSLGEVLLTPTRIYVKALLEAMKKHTIHGLAHITGGGFYENIPRMLPEGFGAEVEKGTWNVPHIFRFIQEKGNIPEDELYNVFNMGIGMICAVPKEEVEPLMNLFHELGETPAVIGKVVKGEGIKMVGANE, encoded by the coding sequence ATGTCAGAATCGTATAAAAAAGCAGGCGTTAATATTGAAGCTGGATATGAAGCTGTTTCACGAATGAAAAAGCACGTTCAAAAAACGATGCGTAAAGAAGTATTAGGTGGATTAGGATCGTTCGGTGGATTATTCGACCTTTCTTCTTTTCAATATAAAGAGCCTGTTTTAGTATCAGGAACAGACGGTGTAGGAACAAAGCTTATGCTTGCTTTTATGATGGATAAGCACGACACAATCGGAATTGATGCAGTGGCAATGTGTGTTAATGATATTGTCGTACAAGGAGCGGAACCAATCTTTTTCCTTGATTACATTGCTTGCGGAAAAGCAGAACCTGAAAAAATCGAGCAAATCGTTAAAGGGGTTTCAGAAGGTTGTGTGCAAGCAGGTTGTGCCTTGATTGGCGGGGAAACGGCAGAAATGCCAGGCATGTACGGAGACGAAGAATATGACTTAGCTGGATTTTCTGTCGGAGTAGCAGAAAAATCAAACTTATTAACGGGAGAAAAAGTACAAGACGGCGATGTGTTAATTGGACTTGCTTCTAACGGTATTCATAGTAACGGCTATTCTCTAGTTCGCTACGTATTACTAGAAGAAAATAAATTAGACTTACATGAAACATACGAAGGATTTGACCAATCATTAGGAGAAGTGTTGTTAACTCCAACGAGAATTTATGTAAAAGCATTACTAGAAGCGATGAAAAAGCATACGATTCATGGTTTAGCACACATTACTGGTGGTGGTTTTTATGAAAATATTCCACGTATGTTACCAGAAGGATTCGGTGCAGAAGTAGAAAAAGGAACATGGAATGTGCCACACATTTTCCGTTTCATTCAAGAAAAAGGAAACATTCCTGAAGACGAATTGTACAATGTGTTCAATATGGGAATTGGCATGATATGTGCGGTACCGAAAGAAGAAGTAGAGCCACTAATGAATCTTTTCCATGAACTAGGTGAAACACCGGCTGTTATTGGGAAAGTGGTAAAAGGTGAAGGTATTAAAATGGTAGGTGCGAACGAATGA
- the purN gene encoding phosphoribosylglycinamide formyltransferase, translated as MKKIAIFASGSGTNFENIAKNVKPLNIPCSIELLICDKPGAKVLERAKALQIDSLALSPKDFADKAAYEQEILRALQEKQVEFIVLAGYMRLIGHTLLAAYEGKIINIHPSLLPAFPGKDAIGQAFQAGVKVAGITVHYVDEGMDTGPIIAQQAVQLEDDETRESLEEKIHQIEYELYPKTLVKLFS; from the coding sequence ATGAAAAAGATCGCTATTTTTGCATCGGGAAGTGGAACGAACTTCGAAAATATTGCAAAAAATGTGAAGCCATTAAACATCCCGTGTTCGATTGAATTGTTAATTTGTGATAAACCGGGAGCAAAAGTGTTAGAGCGAGCAAAAGCGTTACAGATTGACTCGCTCGCACTTTCTCCTAAAGATTTTGCGGATAAAGCAGCGTATGAACAAGAAATTTTACGCGCGTTGCAAGAAAAACAAGTAGAATTTATCGTATTAGCAGGTTATATGCGTTTAATTGGTCACACCCTATTAGCTGCGTACGAAGGGAAAATTATTAATATTCATCCGTCGTTATTACCAGCTTTTCCAGGAAAAGATGCGATTGGTCAAGCGTTTCAAGCAGGTGTCAAAGTTGCAGGAATAACGGTGCATTATGTGGATGAAGGAATGGATACTGGTCCGATTATCGCGCAACAAGCAGTACAATTAGAAGACGATGAAACGAGAGAATCGTTAGAAGAAAAAATTCATCAAATTGAATATGAGTTATATCCAAAAACATTAGTGAAATTATTTTCTTAG
- the purL gene encoding phosphoribosylformylglycinamidine synthase subunit PurL, with the protein MSNKHREPNPQEIKDLKIYREMGLTDEEFGMVESILGRLPNYTETGLFSVMWSEHCSYKNSKPVLRKFPTDGKYVLQGPGEGAGIVDIGDNQAVVFKIESHNHPSAIEPYQGAATGVGGIIRDVFSMGARPIAMLNSLRFGELDSNKVKYLFSEVVHGIAGYGNCIGIPTVGGEVQFDPCYEGNPLVNAMCVGLINHEDIQKGVAKGTGNTVMYVGAATGRDGIHGATFASEELTEASEEKRPAVQVGDPFMEKLLLEACLEVVKCDALVGIQDMGAAGLTSSSSEMASKAGTGMELYLDNIPQREEGMTPYEMMLSESQERMLLVVQKGREDEIKAIFDKWGLLAVEVGVVTDDKMYRLFHKGEIVAEVPVDALAEDAPVYHKPSSEPAYYREYQAIDYQPKVKDHKETLLQLLSQSTIASKEWVYDQYDYMVRTNTVVAPGSDAAVLRVRGTNKGIAMTTDCNARYIYLDPEVGGKIAVAEAARNIVCSGGEPLAITDGINFGSPESPEIFWQFEKATDGMSEACRVLESPVIGGNVSLYNETNGEAIYPTPIIGMVGLVKDLAHVTTQSFKQAGDGIYLIGETKAEFGGSELQKMVEGKIFGRAPEIDLTVEKARLDQLLEAIQAGLVDSAHDVSEGGVGVALAESMMETGFGADVTLAGDATAQLFSESQSRFIVSVKEENKAAFEAIVKDSKQIGTVVAEEVLTVNDGTKEVIRADAKELVNAWKGAIPCSVK; encoded by the coding sequence ATGTCAAACAAACATCGTGAACCAAATCCTCAAGAAATTAAAGACTTAAAAATTTATCGTGAAATGGGTTTAACCGATGAAGAGTTTGGAATGGTTGAATCAATTTTAGGACGTTTACCAAACTATACAGAAACAGGTCTTTTTTCTGTGATGTGGTCGGAACATTGTAGTTATAAAAACTCAAAACCTGTATTAAGAAAGTTTCCTACAGATGGAAAATACGTACTACAAGGACCTGGGGAAGGTGCTGGGATTGTAGATATCGGGGATAACCAAGCAGTTGTATTTAAAATTGAAAGTCATAATCACCCATCTGCAATTGAACCATACCAAGGTGCTGCAACAGGTGTAGGTGGAATTATCCGTGACGTATTTTCAATGGGAGCTCGTCCAATTGCGATGCTTAACTCTCTTCGTTTCGGTGAGTTAGATTCCAATAAAGTAAAATACTTATTTTCAGAAGTGGTACATGGAATTGCAGGATACGGAAACTGTATCGGGATTCCAACTGTTGGTGGGGAAGTGCAATTTGACCCTTGTTACGAAGGAAATCCACTTGTAAATGCGATGTGCGTTGGATTAATTAACCACGAAGACATTCAAAAAGGGGTCGCGAAAGGAACTGGAAATACAGTTATGTACGTTGGTGCAGCGACTGGTCGTGATGGCATTCACGGGGCAACATTTGCTTCAGAAGAATTAACAGAAGCTTCGGAGGAAAAACGTCCAGCAGTTCAAGTTGGGGACCCATTCATGGAAAAATTATTACTAGAAGCTTGTCTTGAAGTAGTAAAATGTGATGCATTAGTCGGAATTCAAGACATGGGAGCTGCAGGGCTTACTTCTTCTTCTAGTGAAATGGCATCTAAAGCAGGAACTGGTATGGAATTATACTTAGATAACATTCCACAACGTGAAGAAGGAATGACACCATATGAAATGATGCTTTCTGAATCACAAGAACGGATGCTTTTAGTTGTCCAAAAAGGTCGCGAAGATGAAATTAAAGCGATTTTCGATAAATGGGGCTTATTAGCGGTTGAAGTTGGGGTTGTAACAGACGATAAAATGTATCGTTTATTCCATAAAGGTGAAATCGTAGCAGAAGTACCAGTGGATGCATTAGCAGAAGATGCACCTGTTTATCATAAACCTTCATCTGAACCAGCGTATTATCGTGAGTACCAAGCAATCGACTATCAACCAAAAGTAAAAGATCATAAAGAAACGTTACTTCAATTATTGAGTCAATCAACTATTGCATCAAAAGAATGGGTATACGATCAATATGATTATATGGTACGTACAAATACGGTTGTAGCACCAGGAAGCGACGCAGCTGTGTTACGTGTTCGTGGTACAAATAAAGGGATTGCGATGACAACGGATTGTAACGCTCGTTATATTTATTTAGATCCAGAAGTTGGTGGGAAAATTGCTGTAGCAGAAGCAGCTCGTAACATTGTATGTTCTGGTGGAGAACCGCTAGCAATTACAGACGGAATTAACTTCGGTAGCCCAGAAAGCCCAGAAATCTTCTGGCAATTTGAAAAAGCAACAGACGGAATGAGTGAAGCTTGTCGTGTATTAGAATCTCCGGTTATCGGCGGAAATGTTTCTTTATATAACGAAACAAATGGAGAAGCTATTTACCCAACACCAATTATTGGAATGGTAGGGCTTGTAAAAGATTTGGCACATGTTACAACACAAAGTTTTAAACAAGCTGGAGATGGTATTTATTTAATTGGGGAAACAAAAGCAGAATTCGGTGGTAGTGAACTTCAAAAAATGGTAGAAGGTAAAATTTTTGGACGTGCTCCAGAAATTGATTTAACAGTGGAAAAAGCACGTCTTGATCAATTGTTAGAAGCAATTCAAGCTGGTCTTGTGGATTCAGCACATGATGTTTCAGAAGGTGGCGTAGGGGTTGCTTTAGCAGAAAGTATGATGGAAACAGGTTTTGGTGCAGACGTAACATTAGCAGGCGATGCCACTGCTCAATTATTTAGTGAATCACAATCACGTTTTATCGTTTCTGTAAAAGAAGAAAATAAAGCAGCATTTGAAGCAATTGTGAAAGATAGTAAACAAATCGGTACAGTGGTGGCAGAAGAAGTGTTGACTGTAAATGATGGAACAAAAGAAGTCATTCGTGCGGACGCAAAAGAACTTGTTAACGCTTGGAAAGGAGCAATCCCATGCTCGGTGAAATAA
- the purF gene encoding amidophosphoribosyltransferase — translation MLGEIRGLNEECGVFGVWGHEDASQITYYGLHSLQHRGQEGAGIVVSDGKELKAHKGLGLVTEIFNNDIIKSLKGSAAIGHVRYSTAGGGGYHNVQPLFFKSQTGGSLALAHNGNLTNATALRHQLEAQGSIFQTTSDTEVLAHLIRRSGYMTLEEKMKNALSMVKGAYAFLVMTENELMVALDPHGLRPLSLGRIGDAYVVASETCAFDVVGAKYERDIEPGELLIITKDGARSEQFTQMQDRAMCSMEYIYFARPDSNLEKINVHFARKNLGKKLAQEAPVEADVVTGVPDSSISAAIGFAEEAGIPYELGLIKNRYVGRTFIQPSQELREKGVKMKLSAVRGIVEGKRVVMVDDSIVRGTTSKRIVRLLKEAGAKEVHVRISSPVITHSCFYGIDTSTKEELIGANHSVEEMREIIGADSLTFLSVEGLMEAIGRPKEQKNCGQCLACFTGKYPTEIYPDSLPPYEKD, via the coding sequence ATGCTCGGTGAAATAAGAGGCTTAAACGAAGAATGTGGTGTATTTGGGGTTTGGGGGCATGAAGATGCCTCCCAAATCACGTACTACGGTTTGCATAGTTTACAACATCGCGGCCAAGAAGGTGCCGGGATTGTTGTAAGTGATGGAAAAGAATTAAAAGCACACAAAGGGTTAGGACTTGTTACAGAAATTTTTAATAATGATATTATTAAAAGCCTGAAAGGTTCGGCAGCTATCGGGCATGTTCGCTATTCAACAGCTGGGGGTGGCGGATACCATAATGTTCAACCGCTCTTTTTTAAATCACAAACAGGTGGTAGTTTGGCGCTTGCACATAATGGGAATTTGACAAATGCAACTGCACTTCGCCATCAATTAGAAGCGCAAGGTAGTATTTTTCAAACAACGTCTGATACAGAAGTATTAGCACACTTAATTCGTCGTAGCGGGTATATGACATTGGAAGAGAAAATGAAAAATGCTCTTTCTATGGTAAAAGGTGCATATGCCTTTTTAGTAATGACAGAGAATGAATTAATGGTGGCATTAGATCCACACGGCTTACGTCCTTTATCGCTTGGTCGAATTGGAGATGCGTATGTCGTAGCAAGTGAAACATGTGCATTTGATGTGGTTGGTGCTAAATACGAGCGCGATATTGAACCTGGTGAATTGCTTATTATTACAAAAGATGGTGCTCGTTCGGAACAATTTACACAAATGCAAGACCGGGCAATGTGTAGTATGGAGTATATTTACTTTGCAAGACCAGACAGTAACTTAGAAAAAATTAATGTTCATTTTGCACGTAAAAACCTTGGAAAAAAATTAGCGCAAGAAGCACCAGTAGAAGCAGATGTCGTAACAGGAGTACCAGATTCAAGTATTTCAGCAGCGATTGGATTCGCAGAGGAGGCGGGTATTCCATACGAATTAGGATTAATTAAAAACCGTTATGTTGGACGTACATTCATTCAACCTTCTCAAGAATTACGAGAAAAAGGGGTAAAAATGAAATTATCTGCTGTCCGTGGCATCGTGGAAGGAAAACGCGTTGTCATGGTTGATGATTCGATTGTCCGCGGGACAACAAGTAAACGTATCGTCCGTTTATTAAAAGAAGCAGGTGCAAAAGAAGTACACGTTCGTATTAGTTCACCTGTTATTACGCATTCTTGTTTTTACGGTATCGATACGTCTACAAAGGAAGAGTTAATTGGTGCTAATCATTCCGTAGAAGAAATGCGTGAAATTATCGGAGCGGATTCATTAACCTTCTTATCGGTAGAAGGGTTAATGGAAGCAATCGGACGACCAAAAGAACAAAAAAACTGCGGACAATGTTTAGCTTGTTTTACAGGGAAATATCCAACAGAAATTTATCCGGATTCCCTTCCGCCCTATGAAAAAGATTAA
- the purB gene encoding adenylosuccinate lyase, producing the protein MIGRYTRPEMGKIWTEENRYQAWLEVEILACEAWAELGAIPKEDVKKLRENASFDVERIAEIEKSTRHDVVAFTRAVSETLGEERKWVHYGLTSTDVVDTALSYLLKQANDIILKDIENFIDILKNKAKEYKYTVMMGRTHGVHAEPTTFGLKLALWYEEMKRNLERFKQAADGIRYGKLSGAVGTYANIDPFVEEYVCKHLGLHRAPISTQTLQRDRHAHYMATLALIATSIEKMATEIRGLQKSETREVEEFFAKGQKGSSAMPHKRNPIGSENMSGMARVVRGYMMTAYENVSLWHERDISHSSAERIILPDATIAINYMLNRFGNIVKNLTVFPENMKRNMDRTYGLIYSQRVLLALIDKGLAREEAYDTVQPKAMEAWEKAIPFRSLVEADSKITSYLSKEEIDDCFDYHYHLKQVDTIFTRLGLDD; encoded by the coding sequence ATGATCGGACGTTATACACGCCCTGAGATGGGGAAAATTTGGACGGAAGAAAACCGTTATCAAGCATGGTTGGAAGTAGAAATACTTGCATGTGAAGCTTGGGCAGAATTAGGAGCCATTCCAAAAGAAGATGTAAAGAAATTAAGAGAAAATGCTTCTTTTGATGTAGAACGAATTGCAGAAATTGAAAAATCAACAAGACATGACGTTGTTGCTTTTACTAGAGCTGTGTCAGAAACGTTAGGGGAAGAACGTAAATGGGTACATTACGGTTTAACTTCAACAGACGTTGTCGATACAGCATTATCTTATCTATTAAAACAAGCAAATGACATCATTTTAAAAGATATTGAAAACTTTATCGATATTTTAAAAAATAAAGCAAAAGAATATAAATATACCGTTATGATGGGGCGGACACATGGGGTTCATGCAGAACCGACGACATTTGGGTTGAAATTAGCATTATGGTATGAAGAAATGAAACGTAACTTAGAGCGTTTTAAACAAGCAGCAGATGGAATTCGTTACGGAAAATTATCTGGTGCTGTTGGAACGTATGCCAATATTGATCCGTTTGTAGAAGAATACGTATGTAAACATTTGGGATTACATCGTGCACCAATTTCTACACAAACGTTACAACGTGATCGCCATGCTCACTATATGGCTACTTTAGCGTTAATTGCTACGTCTATTGAAAAAATGGCGACAGAAATTCGTGGATTACAAAAATCAGAAACACGCGAAGTAGAAGAATTTTTCGCAAAAGGTCAAAAAGGTTCTTCTGCCATGCCACATAAACGAAATCCAATTGGATCAGAAAATATGTCTGGAATGGCTCGTGTCGTTCGCGGTTACATGATGACAGCGTATGAAAATGTTTCGTTATGGCATGAAAGAGATATTTCTCATTCTTCTGCAGAACGGATTATTTTACCGGACGCAACGATTGCGATTAACTATATGTTAAATCGGTTCGGAAATATTGTGAAAAACTTAACGGTGTTCCCTGAAAACATGAAACGCAACATGGATCGTACGTACGGACTGATTTATTCACAACGTGTACTTTTAGCGTTAATTGATAAAGGTCTTGCTCGCGAAGAAGCGTATGATACAGTACAACCGAAAGCGATGGAAGCGTGGGAAAAAGCAATTCCATTCCGTTCTTTAGTAGAAGCTGATTCAAAAATTACTTCTTATTTATCGAAAGAAGAAATAGATGATTGTTTCGACTATCACTATCATTTAAAACAAGTAGATACGATTTTTACACGACTAGGTTTAGATGATTAA